GGTAACGAAGAAAGATAGCATTTTGTGACATCAACGCAGGCCTCGACTTGTCGAACGCATCAAATGCTTTTCGAGCCCGCTTCGCTGATCCTCTAGCTCGTGCAGTCATCCATAACTCGTCTCGGCGAGCCACATCGATGACACAAGCTGCAGGTGCAGGGCAGTCAAAATGTCCATCTGCCTCCTGGTCATGACGGGGTTGAAGTTGGCAGACGAGCGGACCTTCCCAATGTCTCGGTGGGCGGTGTGAAGTGTGACGCAGGTGACTTGGTTCCGCGAAACGGACACAAGACATGgtcggagatggtgatggtCCAACGACTGGACGAAAACATGAGATGAGACAACGGACCTGGATCGATCACGTGGAATGGAAGGTACTGCAATCGGAGTGCTGCTGATGAAGGCATCGCGTAAATCTTCTGTTTTCTTTCACTCTTAGCTGCTCATCGGCACGGTCGGACAAGCAACAAATTGGGATCGAAATCGCCAGCGATCGACATCGAAATACTCCCCCAATGACTTGACGGGATTTCACCTCCGGGGTATGTGTCCCTTGTTTGTGTTTTGTTTTCAGGGGAGTTTTGCGAGATTGCTAGATGCGGTTTCCAATGATCCAGCCGAAGCAGGTCAGAGAAAGGGTGATAATAACGCCTAAAATTCATGCATTGAACGCATAAGTAGAAAGGTGAAGTGGTCACCTCCCTTCTCTTCATGCTTTCATctgtcttctttcttctcttcttcatcgtcagATCAGGCCATAGAAAGGGTATCGGCTCCACAATCTCCATGAGACTGCTGAGCATCGAATCGCTGCCAGTGTTATCGTCCGTGCAACGTCCCAACCCTGAACCTGGACCGGAAGAGGCCAAGACAGGCTCGAGCCCAGAAAGACCCGACGGGGACACGGGGACGCGGCACAAGTCAAAGCTTAGCATTTCTTAGCCTCTCCAGATTGGATTTCAACCTATCATGATGCCTTCAGATCACTCGAGAGCACGAATGGCCTTTTTCCAACCCGCAGGCAGTAGGAGGCTCCCCAGTAGACGGGTCTGCGTGGTTCCAATCTGTTGATTGACTCAGGGTCTTCCGTGCCCCAGTGATGCTGCTACTGGTAGCCTACTGACCATGGATTAGTCCTGTGATAATATGATACTCCAGTATGTGCGGAGGTGGCATGGCGCTTTGTCTACAACGGCGGCACCTGACTTTCTAAAACTAAGAGCATCATTTCATGGTCCAAAACTCTGGTGACTCAGTCGCGGACGAAGCGCCATACTACCACTGGCCCGACGTCATGAGGCAATTGACACATTAACTTCGCACGGACATCTCTTCGGAGATAACGAAAGCAGGTCCTGAACGAAGCAAATGAAAAAGAGGGGTAAAAAGcgaagaaaacaaaaaaaaatattaacCGAGCCATCGCGTGAGACGCGAGCCGTGGGAGCCGAGGGAGCCGTGAGAGCCGTAAACCCAGAAACGGCTTCTGCCTTATCTCGAAGCGAAGGGTGAGGTGGGGATGGGAGAAATCGAGACGGAAGTCCGACGCTCATCCGGTCGACGGCCCAAGGACCGATCCTTTGCAATTGTGGCCGATGGAAGCAGCCATCATGGAATGGAAGAGTCCGACTGGATTCTAAACTTCACAATTGATGTCCAAACAGGAGGCCGATCTGTGACAACATAGTTGAGGCCATGAAATCTGCAAGCGCCGATCGCGAGAGCAGGTGACCTCTCAACCCCCAAGCACTCGACAAAAGCATTGCTTCGAGACACGGTGTGCATGGTAGACACGACGGCCGAGCTACTCTGACCAAGCTGAGGGAATTTTGCACTTCCCCTCCCTCTGTGCCATCCAACCGGTCTGCTGATCATCATGGATCGTTGCTCAATTCAGGTGGGCAAAGAGAGCTCTCCCCGCCAAGACGAATTAGGGAGCTGATGGCGTCGAAGAAGCAAACGCCCGGTGGAGTCCAAGTGGACCAACCGGTCCAACGGCAGGCCTGCAAAGACTGAACACCCGGCAGGATTTCCATTTTTTGGTGGGATTTCATCAGGCAGAACAGATGCAAAATGCAGAGGAGGGACGGATTTCCAAGTGGGCCTGTCCATGATGACATTCGGTTGCATTGATGCACTCTCATCCGTGATGCTTAGCCCCTCGGTCTCTTGATCCTGCCACTTTAAAAGGCATCCTCACGCCTACTGCTCATTGTTGTTGCAAAGCTCCTAGACTCTTTGTCTACACAGGTTCTGTGCTTGATCTTCCCTTCTCGCGGGCACTTGGGTTTCTTCGGGCCCATCCGACTGCTAGCTCAGGATGTTCTTCAAGTCAATTCTGACATCGGCGCTGGCGCTCTCTCTGGGCGCCGAGACCGTCGCGGCGTCTAAGCACGGACGCTTTGCGCAGCTCGCTCGTGATCCCTTGGAGAGAGCCCAGCGGGCTTATGATGCGGGACATGTGAAGCCAGTGCGTTCTCACAATGGATTCCGCTTCTTGAATGATCAAACCAAGCGTAAGTGTGCTTAGTCCGATGCTTCGatgcttctttcccctctgaCAATtctggtgttttttttctcttttctttctagATCACCTGGTCAGCCATCTCCCGGATGTACCTTATGATATTGGGGAGATGTACTCGGGGCTGATGCCCATCGATAAGAACAATGACTCGCGGGCTCTGTTCTACATCTTCCAACCCACCATTGGCAAGCCCGTGGACGAAGTCACGATCTGGTTGAACGGAGGCCCTGGCTGCAGTTCCATGGAGGGCTTCTTCCAAGAGAACGGCCGTTTCACTTGGCTACCCGGCACCTACGCGCCTGTGGAGAACCAATACTCATGGGTCAATCTGACCAATATGTTGTGGGTGGATCAGCCTGTGGGAACGGGCTATTCCATCGGTACGCCCACGGCGACCTCTCAGGAGGAAACGGCCGCAGAGTTTGTCAAGTTCTTCAAGAACTTCCAGGAACTCTATGGCGTCAAGAGTTTCAAGGTCTACGTGACGGGCGAGAGCTATGCAGGCCGCTACGTTCCGTACATCTCGGCGGCATTGCTGGATGCTAACATTACTCTCGGGGGTGCCCTCGCCTATGACCCATGTATTGGTCAATTCGATTACGTCCAGGAGGAGATCCCCGCCGTTCCTTTCGTCAAGGAGAACGCCAACCTGTTCAACTTCAACGAGACGTTCATGGCGGAGCTGGAGCGCCTTCACAAGAAGTGCGGATACGAGGAGTTCATTGACACCTACCTCAAGTTCCCACCCCCCAAGCAACaaccccctctcttcttcgactACAACACTATGGCCGAGTGTGACGTCTTCGACATGATCTACAACGAAGTCCTCAATATCAACCCATGCTGGGACCTCTACGAAGTCAACCAGATGTGCCCCCTGAATTGGGACGTCCTCGCCTTCCCAACCTCCCTCGTCTACCTGCCCGAGGGTGCGTCGGTCTACTTTGACCGCAAGGACGTCAAGCGCGCTCTGCACGCGCCCATGAACGTGACCTGGGCCGAATGTTCCACTCAGCCCGTCTTCGTGGGCGGATCCGCCGGTCCCGAACAAGAGGGCGACATCGCTGCCAACCCGATCGAGCATGTCCTCCCCAAAGTCATCGAGGCCACCAACCGTGTCTTGATCGGCAATGGTGACTATGACTTTgtcatcatcaccaacgGCACGCTCATGAGTATCCAGAACATGACCTGGAACGGCCACCTTGGATTCCAAAAGGAGCCTTCCACCCCAATCGACATCAAGCTACCCGATCTGCAGTGGAAGGAGGTTTACGCCCAGAACGGCATTAACGAGACTCAGGGCCAGGGTATCATGGGTGTGCAGCATTACGAGCGCGGTCTGATGTGGGTCCAGACCTATCAATCCGGACACATGCAGCCGCAGTATCAACCTCGTTCGTCCTACCGTCACCTCGAGTGGTTGTTGGGACACACCGACAAGATCTAAAAGGCGAGTCTTTTGGGCTCCATGTCTCTTTTGGGggctctcctctcctcttcctccttcccgAGGTAGGTGGCATGGCTATCCAAAAgccatctctctccctgaCTGTTTGCCAAGCAGGCAATCAGAGTGCAAATACTGCAAGTACTAATTTACTTTGCTCCCGGTTTATCCAGGgtgcaaagaaaaatataAGCTCTCAACGTACATATATAACGATATCATGTTAATTCACCAAAATGGGTTAAACACAtgcattctctctctctttttctctctccgaCTTTGGTGCCTTGTAACCTACTGTTCCTCAATCGAGGACAGCATCCAGAATTCCCCTACCTAGGGCTAAGGAGTATTGCTTGCAAATACACAGCTCTATAATATAGGTGTATGTATACCCTTCGTTTCAGACGTCCGCTCGAGGTACCACCTGAAAAGAGGTACCTACCCACGGAAGAATAGACCGGCTGCAAACACAGGCCCGGGGACATGGACTGCCTGACTACCTTGGGCATGACACCTGCTACCTGATAGAGAGTACCTATCCAAGCAGAACCATTTCAATTTAACCGGCCAACCTCAGCGCACTAAGAAGTAGGTAGGTACATATTCAGTACATATTCACAGGGGCACAGAGTACCTGGATCGTGTCGATTGACTTTCTACTTACCTTTTGAATACAACAAGAACTTATCACCCTTTTAACGGGTTTTTGACATGCTCGTCATGACTATCCGTCTTGATTCATTGACATTGATGGACTTCATGAGAAAGCCTTTCTTGCACGTCATCGGATGAGTTACAATTCTACAACAATCGAATCCCATGAAGATAGCTCTGGAATCCAGGAGACCACCCCACCTGCACCTATCCGCTGGGGGTTTCGTTAAACTTCCATCATGTTCCAATTTGATGTCTTGGTAAACCTCGGGCTGGTCCAAGGTTCATACTCTTACTTAATGGAAGGAGATGTGCCACAGGTATTGTCTACCATTGAACCATAATGCGTCTCTATATATTGATCCACGAACGCATTGAGAACGATTAAAGCTGATCCTCTCGACTTGCGCTCTGAGGATACTAGCAATGTTCGTTAAGAAAGATCTTCAACAGCGTCGagcaaaaaaataaaaatgaAGAACTATCAGAGTTACAGCAAACCAAGGCTGAAATGGTGGCAGCAGCCCCGATTGATCATGCGATAGAGAACTCCAGTCCAGATCGACCAAACTTTGGCAAGCACCTTTCCGAGTGAACGCAGGGCCAAAAACTCCCCACAGGAAATCTTACTCCATCCAGTCTGTGCGTAGCGtcaaaaaggagagaaaagtATGCGAATCGCGAGACCTGACGGCGTACAGGGAGTAGAGCAAAAGTTCCCGTAAAAAGCCAAACACAAGAgtaagagagaaaaaaagaataatcAAGTTCACCATTCTCCGCCCCCAAACCAGATCGTAGATCTCATGGGATCTCATGGGAAATACGTCCGCTCTGTAGTGGGATTGACCACGAAACCCAAGCTTCTGGGAAGCGGGGGTACAGAGAGATAAAAAATGAGTCATGAAAATGTTTGATAAAAGTGAATCGAGAAATCCGTCCCGCAAAAACAGGTTCAGTGCATGGTCATACAAGAGCATGAGGTGTGGTAGGATGAGACATTTAAAGCAATGCAAAGTGCGGCCCGCTTGAGAAAACAGAGAGGCTAAAAGATGGAAATCCGGATGGTACGCAATTAAATGGAAACACCGAGTCTTTGGAAGCAAAAGGCCCCATGGGCAACTCAGGCAACAGGTTGCCCTTGATTGCGACGCCCACGTTTCTCAAGCAAGGTGGCACCTTCCAAGCTGAGCTCGAATGGCTCATGCGTTCTCCTGCCGATGGCGCTCTTCGCGGCCGCAGCAACTTTGGCGTCGTGTTGCCCGTAGCCCTGCTGCTTGGGCTGGCGGTGTGCCTGTCGGGCTTGAGCGGCACTGCTCTGGGTGCCGAGGTTTGTGGAACGAAGCTTGGCCTCCATACCAGCCATATCACCGGCGTGGGCATTGCCCTTGGCGACCTTGTTGGGAGGCAGCTCCGAGGTAGCTTCACTGCGGCCCCGATACTCCGGCTCGTCGTCGTAGTCCTCGTTCAGAGAGCCCAGAGCAGACTGGAAACCGGCCAACGGATGGCCGCTCCGGGCCGCATTTTGACGAGTTCGGCGGCGCTTGCCTTCTTCCTCCTGTCGGTGGACGGCATATCCCACGTCAAACACTTCACGCAAGTTGAATGCTCCAGGCGAACGGAAGTCCATGCGACGATCGGCCGCCACCGAGGGCGCATCCAGGAAGCGGGAGCTGGCGGGTTGATATGGCGCTTGGTCGGCGCCAGCAGGGTTGAGCTGTGGGCCATCCTGGCGGGCCTGGCCGAAAGGCGTGGCCAGAGGGGGGGCGTCAGCCGCTGCTGTGGTCTCCTCGTTGGTCTGGCGAATCCACGGGTGGGCAAGGAACTCCTTGATGGTGTATCGTTTCTCCGGGTCCACGGTCAACAGGTGCGAGATCAGATCTTGGGCCGACTTGGAGATATCGTCCCACCACGGCGAGAGGAACGTGTACTGTCCGCGTGCCACCTTCTCTGTCAACACCTGGATACTCTCGTCATAGAAGGGCGGGAAACCGCAGAGAAGAGTGTAGAGCACACAGCCCATGGCCCACATATCCACACTCTTCGAATACCGTTCATCCTTGACAATCTCGGGCGCTGTGTAGCCGACAGTTCCGCAAGGGGTCATGGTCTGGCTGTCCCAGATCACCTTGGACAGACCAAAATCGGCAATTTTAATGGTACCAATGCCACCGGCACCGACACCGGGGACAAAGTCTCCCTCGTCCTCTTTATCCTCGTCGCCCGGCTGCTTGGGCTTAGGATGTGTGCTGGGTACAAAAGGCGCGGGATAGAAGAGCAAGTTCTCGGGTTTGATATCGCTGGAGTGATGTCATTAGCCCGGCACAAATCAAAGGGCTTCTCGGCATTCCTCCGACGTGGAATGCTTGTTGGGCACTTACCGGTGAACCACGCCCGATGTTTCATGCAGGTATTCGATGGCATGGGCGACTTGCGTGATGACATGTCGACTGAGATCCTCGCTGAAGTATGTCAATCGCACGATCTGGTGGAAGAGCTCTCCACCGGGGCAGAGCTCCAGAATAATGTAATAGTATTGGCGGGATTCGGAAAAGTCGACCAACTTGACGATGTTGGGGTGATCCAAGTTGCGCATGATCTGGACTTCTTTCAAAATGTTTGCTCGCTATGACATCGCGACCCGTTAGTCCATGAGTTCGACCAAGatcagaagaagaccagagtATTTCAGGAGAGGGTGCTGTTGGTAACAAGAGAACGCGATAAATGGGAAGAACACGCTGTGTAAATTCGACAAAGCAGACAGACAATGTGGCACAAGTGCCGCCACACTCGCCGAGGATGGAGG
The nucleotide sequence above comes from Penicillium oxalicum strain HP7-1 chromosome II, whole genome shotgun sequence. Encoded proteins:
- a CDS encoding Serine-type carboxypeptidase F produces the protein MFFKSILTSALALSLGAETVAASKHGRFAQLARDPLERAQRAYDAGHVKPVRSHNGFRFLNDQTKHHLVSHLPDVPYDIGEMYSGLMPIDKNNDSRALFYIFQPTIGKPVDEVTIWLNGGPGCSSMEGFFQENGRFTWLPGTYAPVENQYSWVNLTNMLWVDQPVGTGYSIGTPTATSQEETAAEFVKFFKNFQELYGVKSFKVYVTGESYAGRYVPYISAALLDANITLGGALAYDPCIGQFDYVQEEIPAVPFVKENANLFNFNETFMAELERLHKKCGYEEFIDTYLKFPPPKQQPPLFFDYNTMAECDVFDMIYNEVLNINPCWDLYEVNQMCPLNWDVLAFPTSLVYLPEGASVYFDRKDVKRALHAPMNVTWAECSTQPVFVGGSAGPEQEGDIAANPIEHVLPKVIEATNRVLIGNGDYDFVIITNGTLMSIQNMTWNGHLGFQKEPSTPIDIKLPDLQWKEVYAQNGINETQGQGIMGVQHYERGLMWVQTYQSGHMQPQYQPRSSYRHLEWLLGHTDKI
- a CDS encoding Serine/threonine-protein kinase srk1, producing MSTIQNIKNFIRHGKQARLVTPHAEPTTDVSAVHAEQQPHAQGQFSPALGAFENADSRNQAGNGHAAAASKSEAQAKRDRSAEIERLVQEERHSRSKMPQYPGLDRWILLEKMGDGAFSNVYRARDSTGELGEVAIKVVRKFEMNSNQRANILKEVQIMRNLDHPNIVKLVDFSESRQYYYIILELCPGGELFHQIVRLTYFSEDLSRHVITQVAHAIEYLHETSGVVHRDIKPENLLFYPAPFVPSTHPKPKQPGDEDKEDEGDFVPGVGAGGIGTIKIADFGLSKVIWDSQTMTPCGTVGYTAPEIVKDERYSKSVDMWAMGCVLYTLLCGFPPFYDESIQVLTEKVARGQYTFLSPWWDDISKSAQDLISHLLTVDPEKRYTIKEFLAHPWIRQTNEETTAAADAPPLATPFGQARQDGPQLNPAGADQAPYQPASSRFLDAPSVAADRRMDFRSPGAFNLREVFDVGYAVHRQEEEGKRRRTRQNAARSGHPLAGFQSALGSLNEDYDDEPEYRGRSEATSELPPNKVAKGNAHAGDMAGMEAKLRSTNLGTQSSAAQARQAHRQPKQQGYGQHDAKVAAAAKSAIGRRTHEPFELSLEGATLLEKRGRRNQGQPVA